One segment of Panthera leo isolate Ple1 chromosome A3, P.leo_Ple1_pat1.1, whole genome shotgun sequence DNA contains the following:
- the ASXL2 gene encoding putative Polycomb group protein ASXL2 isoform X5 has protein sequence MSISCNQPLSLKTVKAASDSVSARPAMWEGKPSDGQSSSPQNSNSSFSCSVQVENPLLGLGKKSFQRSDRLHTRQMKRTKCAEIDVETPDSILVNTNLRALINKHTFSVLPGDCQQRLLLLLPEVDRQVGPDGLMKLNGSALNNEFFTSAAQGWKERLSEGEFTPEMQVRIRQEIEKEKKVEPWKEQFFESYYGQSSGLSLEDSKKLTASPSDLKVKKTPAEQPKSMLPSEASPASTVPVIPQLESKEEVAQAPSPVRKEEHESQDLVPPNSKPTEPLLSSASNTQELGGTVPIKCPKDDELLEQKPVASVEQESEKENHLTTVSNYNKDESQGALVTSPNKPKSPGVDKPGMKPIVETGPQETSMKELPSALTDHSPESLKRKSCLLQEEAPVSWEKRPRVTENRQHQQPFHVSPQPFLSRADRIQVRKVPPLKIPVSRISPMPFPTSQVSPRARFPVSITSPNRTGARTLADIKAKAQLVKAQRAAAAAAAAAAAAASVGGTIPGPGPGGGQGPGEGGERKPARGGSPDSDRAREPGKGPALELAGTGSRGGTRELLPCVPETQPQSETKTPDQAQPHSVSGAQLQQTPSVPPTPAISGARTSVPSPAHTHAPPPAVGKLSNEKLNPTRATATVASHTHPQGPNDCRQEKAPSAPTDSALLSGASPVRFAADGTVEPRVGSSKNIPDPSASAETTASTSVDMTPSPLTSLLTAATLEKLPVPQVSVTVAPTGSAPSSSTLPVASSLKTPGTSSNMNGPISRPSSSIPANNPLVTQLLQGKDVPMEQILPKPLTKVEMKTVPLTTREEPGVGALTGTNATEISREEVSERQSRPALQPLGKTLQNKQLPQVPRSLQLLTGKDLRDSSIDTHQYQEGLSKATQDQILQTLIQRVRRQNVLPFVQPSQFSFTHSGFQLEDISTSQRFMLGFAGRRTSKPAMAGHYLLNISTYGRGSESFRRTHSVNPEDRFCLSSPTEALKVGYTDCKNATGDSSSGKEEDTDEESTGDEQEPIMVKEEPQASQGSGKCEASSGPHSRETPSTNDCLAKKNVKAETPVHEQTTLSKENYLFPRGQTFDEKTLARDFIQAAQKQIAHAVRGKTMRSSPELFSSSALPLTADSPTHQPLLLPPLQTPKLYGSPTQIGPSYRGMINVSTSSDMDPNSAVPGMPDCSQVSSNVGDVMSFSVTVTTIPASQAMNPSSHGQTIPVQAFPEENSIEDTPSKCYCRLKAMIMCKGCGAFCHDDCIGPSKLCVSCLVVR, from the exons ATGTCCATCTCCTGCAACCAGCCTCTCTCCCTGAAGACTGTCAAAGCAGCCAGTGACTCTGTATCTGCCAGGCCTG caatGTGGGAAGGAAAGCCATCTGATGGCCAGTCAAGCAGCCCTCAGAACTCAAATTCTAGCTTTTCTTGTTCAGTTCAAGTGGAAAATCCCTTGCTAGGCTTGGGGAAGAAGTCATTCCAGAGGTCTGACAGGCTCCACACAA GGCAAATGAAAAGGACTAAATGTGCTGAAATTGATGTTGAGACACCAGACTCCATTCTGGTTAACACAAATCTACGAGCACTGATCAACAAACACACCTTTTCAGTCCTTCCTGGAGATTGCCAGCAGCGACTGCTTTTACTCCTTCCAGAGGTGGATCGTCAG GTTGGTCCAGATGGTCTGATGAAGTTAAATGGCTCAGCCCTTAACAATGAGTTCTTCACTTCAGCAGCCCAAGGCTGGAAGGAACGACTCTCAGAAG GTGAGTTTACACCTGAGATGCAGGTGAGAATTCGACAAGAGattgagaaggagaaaaaagtagaGCCATGGAAAGAACAATTCTTTGAAAGCTACTATGGTCAGAG TTCTGGCCTGAGCCTTGAGGATTCAAAGAAATTAACAGCCTCGCCCAGTGATCTCAAAGTAAAGAAAACCCCAGCAGAGCAACCAAAATCCATGCTTCCTTCAGAGGCCTCACCTGCCAGTACAGTCCCAGTGATTCCCCAGTTAGAGTCTAAAGAAGAAGTGGCACAAGCACCATCCCCAGTAAGGAAGGAAGAGCATGAAAGCCAAGATCTGGTGCCGCCGAACTCGAAGCCCACAGAGCCCCTACTGTCCTCAGCAAGCAATACCCAAGAGCTTGGCGGCACTGTTCCCATCAAGTGCCCTAAGGATGATGAGCTCTTGGAGCAGAAGCCAGTTGCCTCTGTTGAACAGGAGTCTGAGAAAGAGAATCATCTCACTACTGTTTCTAATTACAACAAAGATGAAAGCCAAGGAGCTTTAGTTACGTCCCCAAACAAACCCAAGAGTCCTGGGGTGGATAAGCCAGGAATGAAGCCCATAGTGGAAACAGGTCCACAGGAGACCAGTATGAAAGAACTTCCATCAGCTCTGACCGACCACAGCCCAGAGAGCCTTAAGAGGAAATCTTGTCTCCTCCAAGAAGAGGCCCCTGTGAGCTGGGAGAAAAGGCCGCGTGTCACTGAGAATCGCCAGCACCAGCAGCCATTTCACGTCTCGCCACAGCCCTTTCTCAGTAGAGCAGACAGGATCCAGGTGCGAAAAGTACCGCCTCTCAAG aTCCCTGTCTCCAGAATCTCCCCCATGCCTTTTCCTACATCGCAGGTCTCTCCCAGGGCTCGTTTTCCAGTCTCCATCACTAGTCCTAACAGAACAGGAGCCAGAACTCTTGCAGACATCAAAGCAAAAGCCCAGCTGGTCAAAGCACAGAGggcagcagccgccgccgccgccgccgctgccgccgccgcctcggTTGGAGGGACCATTCCAGGACCTGGCCCGGGGGGTGGACAAGGTCCAGGAGAGGGTGGTGAAAGGAAGCCTGCTAGAGGAGGGAGTCCAGACTCAGACAGAGCCCGTGAACCCGGAAAGGGCCCCGCACTGGAATTGGCAGGAACTGGAAGCAGGGGAGGTACGAGAGAGCTTTTACCCTGTGTTCCAGAGACTCAGCCCCAGTCTGAGACCAAGACCCCAGACCAGGCTCAGCCTCATAGTGTCTCTGGAGCACAActacagcaaaccccctcagtgCCTCCAACACCTGCCATCAGTGGAGCACGCACAAGTGTCCCATCACCAGCCCACACTCACGCACCCCCACCAGCTGTAGGGAAACTGAGTAATGAAAAACTGAATCCCACCAGGGCAACAGCCACAGTGGCCTCTCATACCCACCCACAAGGGCCCAACGATTGCAGACAGGAGAAAGCGCCTTCTGCTCCGACAGATTCTGCTCTCCTCTCTGGTGCCTCGCCTGTTCGTTTTGCAGCTGACGGCACAGTTGAGCCCAGAGTAGGTTCTAGTAAGAATATACCAGACCCTTCAGCCTCAGCAGAGACAACTGCTAGTACGTCAGTGGATATGACTCCCTCTCCTTTAACATCTTTATTAACagcagccactttagaaaagcTTCCTGTACCCCAGGTCAGTGTGACTGTAGCACCTACCGGATCAGCTCCGTCCTCGAGCACTTTGCCAGTAGCTTCTAGCCTTAAAACTCCAGGAACTTCTTCAAATATGAATGGACCCATTTCAAGGCCAAGCTCTAGTATCCCTGCGAATAATCCTTTGGTCACTCAGCTGCTTCAGGGCAAAGATGTTCCCATGGAGCAAATTCTGCCCAAACCTCTCACCAAAGTTGAAATGAAAACTGTTCCACTGACCACAAGAGAGGAGCCGGGGGTGGGAGCCCTCACAGGCACCAACGCAACAGAGATCAGCAGAGAGGAAGTTAGTGAGAGGCAGTCTCGCCCAGCTCTACAGCCGCTGGGTAAAACCTTGCAAAATAAGCAGCTCCCCCAGGTTCCAAGATCCCTCCAGCTCTTGACAGGTAAGGATCTGAGGGACTCTAGCATTGACACACACCAATACCAGGAAGGACTAAGTAAAGCCACTCAAGATCAGATCCTTCAGACTCTCATCCAGAGGGTTCGGAGGCAGAATGTTCTCCCGTTTGTGCAGCCCTCCCAGTTCAGCTTCACTCACTCAGGTTTCCAGTTAGAGGATATCTCTACAAGCCAGAGGTTCATGTTGGGTTTTGCTGGCAGAAGGACATCAAAGCCTGCAATGGCAGGTCACTACTTACTTAACATTTCCACCTATGGCCGGGGTTCAGAGAGCTTTAGGAGGACCCATTCTGTAAACCCTGAAGACCGTTTTTGTCTAAGTAGCCCCACTGAGGCCTTGAAAGTGGGATATACAGACTGTAAAAATGCAACAGGAGATAGTAGCAGCGGCAAAGAAGAAGATACTGATGAGGAAAGTACTGGTGATGAGCAAGAACCCATCATGGTGAAGGAGGAGCCCCAGGCTTCCCAGGGTTCTGGCAAGTGTGAAGCAAGTTCAGGACCCCACAGTAGAGAGACCCCATCCACCAATGATTGTTTAGCAAAAAAGAATGTGAAGGCGGAGACACCAGTGCATGAGCAAACCACTTTAAGCAAGGAGAATTACCTGTTCCCTAGAGGCCAAACATTTGATGAAAAAACCCTAGCCCGAGATTTTATTCAGGCAGCACAGAAACAAATAGCTCATGCAGTGAGAGGGAAGACGATGCGTAGCAGCCCTGAGCTTTTCAGTTCTTCTGCTCTCCCTCTGACTGCAGACAGTCCCACCCATCAGCCTCTCCTCCTTCCACCACTGCAAACCCCAAAGCTATATGGAAGCCCCACACAGATTGGGCCAAGCTACAGAGGCATGATCAATGTCTCCACCTCGTCTGACATGGACCCTAACTCTGCTGTACCGGGGATGCCTGACTGTAGCCAAGTATCTAGCAACGTAGGTGATGTCATGTCCTTTTCAGTGACTGTCACCACTATCCCTGCTAGCCAAGCTATGAATCCCAGCAGCCATGGCCAGACCATTCCTGTTCAGGCCTTTCCTGAAGAGAACAGCATAGAGGACACACCTTCGAAATGTTACTGCCGATTGAAAGCCATGATCATGTGCAAGGGGTGTGGAGCGTTCTGCCACGATGATTGCATCGGCCCCTCTAAACTTTGTGTCTCCTGCCTTGTCGTTCGGTAA